The DNA region GTGAATTTTAGGTTTATGAAGGAATAAAATGAAAATATGTCGAAAAGTATAGATTGCAATATAAAACGGTAGTACATATAATAATGAGATTAACAATAAAAACTACATAGATTCAAAGGTATTTGAATAAAGATTATAAAGTAAAAATAAACTAATGTTTATTTAAGTTAAAGATTTTAAACTAAATCAATTAATATAGAGAGGTGTTCATAATGGGAATAGTAGAGGTTGTAAAATATAATGGAAATCCAGATGTATTTGCTTGGAAATATCCGAATGAAGAGCTGGGAACTTGGACACAGCTTATTGTTAATGAATCTCAGGAGGCTATCTTATTTAAAGGCGGGCAAGCTCTAGATTCATTTTCAGCTGGAAGACATACTTTGGAAACTGCAAATATTCCACTTTTAAATAAAATAGTAAATCTTCCCTTTGGTGGACGTTCACCTTTTATTGCGGAAATTTGGTATATAAACAAGATAGTGTCCCTTGATGTAAAGTGGGGCACACCTACACCAATTCAGCTTCAGGATCCTAAATATGGAATATTTATTTCACTGAGATCTTTTGGTCAATTTGGGATTCAAATTGAAGATTCAAGAAAGTTTTTAATGAAGTTAGTTGGTACCCTTCCTGTATTTGATAAAGATAATTTGATAAGGTTTTTTAGAGGGATATACCTTACAAAGGCAAGAGATGCTATATCTTCCTATTTAGTACATAAAAAAGTAAGTGTTTTGGAGATAAATGCATATGTTGATGAATTATCCGAGCATATAAAGGAGAAAATGGCACCTATAATGTCGGAATATGGAATAAAGCTAGTTAATTTCTACGTAAATGACATAAATATTCCAGAAGATGATTCTGGGGTGGCCAAACTAAAAGACGCTTTAGCAAAGCGAGCTGAAATGGACATTGTAGGATATAACTATATACAAGAACGCTCCTTTGATACTTTGGACGGAGCTGCTACTAATCCTGGTTCAGCTCAATCTGGACTAATAGGAGCTGGAATTGGTTTAGGAATGGGGGCTGGTATGGGAGGTGCTATTGGTTCTCAATTTGGTGGGATAGTGGAAAATATAAATATAACAGCTAAAACAAAAAGCTGTCCTAACTGCGATGCTACTCTTAAAATAGAAAAGCGGTTTTGTGGTCGATGTGGATATAATTTTGATGATTCAATAGATAAAGAACAAATTATGTGCAGTAATTGTAATTATAAATATGATAAAAATGTAAAATTCTGTCCTGAATGTGGTGATCCATACAATCCTTGTCCAGAGTGTAAAGCAGATGTGAATATGGGTGCGGATAATTGTCATAAATGTGGGACTTCAATGCCAAGGCCATGTTCTAACTGTGGTACATCAATAAAAGGGAAAAATAAATTTTGCCCTGAGTGTGGAATAAGCTTAGTAAAAAGATGTTCAAGCTGCAATTTTGAAATAGAAGGTAGTCCTAAGTTTTGTCCGGAATGTGG from Alkaliphilus flagellatus includes:
- a CDS encoding SPFH domain-containing protein, which codes for MGIVEVVKYNGNPDVFAWKYPNEELGTWTQLIVNESQEAILFKGGQALDSFSAGRHTLETANIPLLNKIVNLPFGGRSPFIAEIWYINKIVSLDVKWGTPTPIQLQDPKYGIFISLRSFGQFGIQIEDSRKFLMKLVGTLPVFDKDNLIRFFRGIYLTKARDAISSYLVHKKVSVLEINAYVDELSEHIKEKMAPIMSEYGIKLVNFYVNDINIPEDDSGVAKLKDALAKRAEMDIVGYNYIQERSFDTLDGAATNPGSAQSGLIGAGIGLGMGAGMGGAIGSQFGGIVENINITAKTKSCPNCDATLKIEKRFCGRCGYNFDDSIDKEQIMCSNCNYKYDKNVKFCPECGDPYNPCPECKADVNMGADNCHKCGTSMPRPCSNCGTSIKGKNKFCPECGISLVKRCSSCNFEIEGSPKFCPECGNKM